In the Aneurinibacillus soli genome, one interval contains:
- a CDS encoding SpoIIAA family protein, with amino-acid sequence MIKVMESRNDAVVAIEVSEKITRKDYKDIEQAFQEAVDRYGKIRMLVIVGEYTGFSWDSILGKIEFNKEFYRYYDKIAVVSDRKWMKPIIELEDHFIKADIKYFDPEQQNEAWAWITQE; translated from the coding sequence ATGATAAAAGTGATGGAAAGTCGTAACGATGCTGTTGTAGCGATTGAAGTTAGTGAAAAGATAACAAGAAAGGACTACAAGGATATTGAGCAAGCTTTCCAGGAAGCAGTCGATCGTTACGGGAAGATTCGAATGCTGGTTATTGTCGGGGAATATACAGGGTTTTCCTGGGATTCTATTTTAGGAAAGATCGAATTTAATAAGGAGTTCTATCGGTATTACGACAAAATTGCTGTAGTAAGTGATCGTAAGTGGATGAAGCCTATTATTGAACTAGAAGATCACTTCATTAAAGCCGATATAAAGTACTTTGATCCAGAACAGCAGAATGAAGCGTGGGCATGGATCACACAAGAATAA
- a CDS encoding PH domain-containing protein, producing the protein MGFFDGFMGNASEVNVAEVQREFAHVLAKSENIDKAYKLIRDMFIFTNKRLILVDKQGLTGKKIEYHSVPYRSITHFSIETAGSFDLDAELKIWISGSQTPIQKQFNKNLNIYELQSVLAEYVLR; encoded by the coding sequence ATGGGTTTTTTTGACGGATTTATGGGAAATGCTTCAGAAGTTAATGTTGCAGAGGTACAAAGAGAGTTTGCACATGTTTTAGCGAAGAGTGAAAACATTGATAAGGCGTATAAATTAATTCGTGATATGTTCATTTTCACGAATAAGCGTTTGATTCTTGTTGATAAGCAAGGCTTAACAGGGAAAAAGATCGAGTATCATTCCGTTCCGTATCGAAGTATCACTCATTTTAGCATCGAGACAGCGGGTAGTTTTGACCTGGATGCCGAGCTAAAAATATGGATTTCTGGAAGTCAAACGCCTATCCAAAAGCAATTCAATAAGAATTTGAATATTTATGAACTACAAAGTGTATTAGCGGAGTATGTCCTGAGATAG
- a CDS encoding DUF2339 domain-containing protein, with the protein MNQEQRIAELEAQVAELTRRLEAVESKERMKHDFTHKKQREEIVSILPPPEKEPVDWETLLGRVWLPRVFVMVLLIGIVWAFKASIDRGYLTESVRVALGFILAGAFVFLGRRQMVRKHAALGQVLLSGAVCASVLSTFAMHMLYGFIPAVPAFVLNVMWIAGGVWLSLRYESQALAVLSSLAGVLIPFLVESKEPSALFFTAYEVVLYVTFLYVAIKKQYSTLYYSSAILLQLVLTIFWIISDVEGAHVLALGSMVQHVCLLIFMIRSPRCSLSYYGMLLATFGLTTRWMKIGLSDLEVEGALLAFTVGYAVLAYQQYGRSKEKAAVAASIASFALTAYIMEAWDAESESLLLILDGTLALYVAVMLQSKWQRITGILIYLFGTWVIVWEPINELFSLEMLSWLVLLGTGAWLYRLYRRDVPVFVGRVVQVAGLMYAGLLLLFVTEVTDVVMRDFTYEIQRLAVSGVWALYAVAGLVYGARKEKQDIRRLGLALLIVTLLKAVFLDVPSLSLLVRAVLFIGLGAVGLLMSRLFYSSASEKKE; encoded by the coding sequence ATGAATCAGGAGCAGCGGATTGCAGAACTTGAAGCTCAGGTTGCTGAGCTTACGCGCAGGTTGGAAGCCGTGGAGTCTAAGGAGCGCATGAAGCATGATTTCACACATAAAAAGCAGAGGGAAGAGATTGTATCGATTCTGCCTCCACCGGAAAAGGAGCCAGTAGACTGGGAAACGTTGCTTGGGCGTGTCTGGCTACCACGCGTGTTTGTTATGGTACTTCTGATCGGTATTGTCTGGGCATTTAAAGCATCAATTGACAGAGGCTATCTAACAGAATCGGTGCGTGTAGCGCTTGGATTTATACTAGCCGGGGCCTTTGTGTTTTTAGGGCGACGTCAGATGGTGCGCAAGCATGCCGCTCTCGGGCAGGTGTTACTTAGTGGTGCGGTGTGTGCAAGCGTGCTTTCCACGTTCGCGATGCATATGCTGTACGGATTTATTCCAGCTGTGCCTGCTTTTGTATTGAATGTAATGTGGATTGCGGGAGGGGTATGGCTGTCGCTTCGCTATGAGTCCCAGGCGCTAGCTGTGCTGTCTTCGCTGGCCGGGGTGCTTATTCCGTTCCTTGTGGAAAGCAAGGAACCAAGTGCGTTGTTTTTTACAGCATATGAAGTTGTGTTATATGTAACGTTTCTATATGTGGCGATTAAGAAGCAGTACAGTACGCTGTATTATTCATCAGCGATCTTGTTGCAGCTTGTCCTTACTATATTCTGGATTATATCAGACGTGGAGGGAGCACACGTGCTGGCATTGGGCAGTATGGTGCAGCATGTATGTCTGCTCATCTTTATGATTCGCTCACCTCGTTGCTCTCTTTCGTACTATGGCATGTTACTTGCGACATTTGGCCTGACGACAAGGTGGATGAAGATCGGTCTATCTGATCTGGAAGTGGAAGGGGCGTTGCTTGCTTTTACTGTAGGGTACGCAGTTCTTGCGTATCAGCAGTATGGACGAAGTAAGGAAAAAGCTGCGGTGGCTGCCTCTATCGCATCATTCGCTTTGACGGCGTACATCATGGAAGCGTGGGATGCAGAGAGTGAATCGCTTCTTCTTATATTAGACGGTACACTGGCGCTGTATGTGGCGGTTATGTTGCAGTCGAAATGGCAGCGGATAACCGGTATACTCATTTATCTTTTTGGTACGTGGGTGATTGTTTGGGAGCCGATCAACGAATTATTTTCGCTGGAAATGTTGAGCTGGCTCGTATTACTTGGCACAGGAGCCTGGCTGTATCGGTTATATCGGCGTGATGTTCCTGTTTTTGTAGGGAGAGTTGTGCAAGTAGCAGGTCTTATGTATGCAGGTTTGCTGCTGCTGTTTGTAACGGAAGTAACAGACGTGGTGATGCGGGATTTCACGTATGAGATTCAGCGGCTTGCTGTATCTGGAGTCTGGGCGCTCTATGCGGTAGCAGGACTTGTATATGGAGCGAGGAAGGAGAAGCAGGATATACGGCGCCTTGGACTTGCTCTTCTGATCGTAACGCTTCTGAAGGCAGTTTTTCTGGATGTTCCGTCTCTGTCCCTGCTGGTACGTGCGGTTCTGTTTATCGGACTTGGTGCAGTTGGTTTACTGATGTCGCGCCTGTTTTATTCGTCAGCGTCGGAGAAAAAAGAGTAG
- a CDS encoding BsuPI-related putative proteinase inhibitor, translating into MMKRKHTRTLLATLALAAVAAGAVQAAPALTQIWVDVNPVTIQIGSGPNAEKHTGTFQNGEQTVPLSMLHNGTTYVPLRFVGDVLHKEVKWDEAERAITIFDGGQGGIVAGKLETVLGYDGADSLVFSMKNQTEQEQTLTFTSGKKFDYVIWNEKGEQVRQYSKDKMFTAVMSKLVLKQGQEETFTAPLEGLPAGTYKVKFWVTAQGADVSQTITFRVPAQK; encoded by the coding sequence ATGATGAAACGGAAGCATACACGAACACTACTGGCTACTCTTGCACTTGCAGCGGTGGCAGCGGGAGCGGTGCAGGCTGCGCCTGCCCTGACACAAATCTGGGTCGATGTGAATCCGGTGACCATTCAGATTGGAAGTGGACCCAATGCAGAGAAGCATACAGGTACATTCCAGAATGGAGAACAAACGGTACCGCTGTCGATGCTGCATAACGGCACAACATACGTGCCGCTTCGATTTGTAGGGGATGTTTTGCATAAAGAGGTAAAATGGGATGAGGCTGAGCGAGCAATTACGATTTTTGACGGAGGGCAGGGAGGTATTGTGGCCGGGAAGCTTGAAACCGTACTCGGGTATGATGGAGCGGACTCACTTGTATTCTCTATGAAAAACCAGACGGAACAAGAACAGACACTTACGTTTACAAGTGGAAAAAAATTCGATTATGTAATCTGGAATGAGAAAGGCGAGCAGGTACGACAATACTCCAAGGACAAAATGTTTACCGCAGTAATGTCCAAACTTGTGCTGAAACAAGGGCAGGAGGAAACATTCACGGCACCACTTGAAGGGCTGCCCGCTGGTACGTATAAAGTGAAATTCTGGGTGACGGCGCAAGGGGCAGATGTAAGTCAAACGATTACATTTCGCGTTCCAGCTCAAAAGTAA
- a CDS encoding magnesium transporter CorA family protein, translating to MIKTYFYNHSQQEMYHDVDLNKIDEFLHSNEDLLWIDLFNTSNQELHYIANLFNFHPLAIEDCLQHSPRAKVDNYEDYHFFVFHALRYHEESDTEITTVELNVFMGPNYIVTIHKRPMHSIGRIAATSLKSKEYMNRGSDYLLYSIIDGITDEYFPILDRISIRIDEIEDEMYEHKMEIVTEEFLALKRTLILIRRMILPQKRVFANASNQWLFPIQEDNIPFYIDLKDHLERIADSTETFKELVNSALDTYYSIMSAKTTENLNILTMISTIMLPLTFITGFFGMNVPLPFQQSWYMTIFVCVSLAGLSWWMWWYLRRKFM from the coding sequence GTGATCAAAACGTATTTCTACAATCATTCACAGCAGGAGATGTACCATGATGTGGACTTGAACAAAATTGACGAATTCCTCCATTCCAATGAAGATTTACTTTGGATCGACCTGTTCAACACGAGCAATCAGGAGTTGCACTACATCGCCAATTTGTTCAACTTCCACCCGCTCGCTATCGAAGACTGTCTTCAGCACAGTCCGCGTGCCAAAGTGGATAACTATGAAGATTACCATTTCTTCGTGTTCCATGCATTGCGCTATCATGAAGAAAGTGACACCGAGATTACGACGGTTGAACTGAATGTGTTCATGGGGCCGAATTATATTGTTACGATCCATAAACGCCCGATGCATTCAATTGGACGAATTGCGGCCACATCCCTCAAAAGCAAGGAATACATGAACCGTGGTTCTGATTACCTGCTGTATTCTATTATTGACGGGATCACCGATGAATACTTCCCGATTCTTGACCGTATCAGCATTCGTATTGATGAAATTGAGGACGAGATGTATGAACATAAAATGGAAATCGTTACCGAGGAGTTCCTCGCACTGAAGCGAACTTTGATTCTAATCCGACGTATGATCCTGCCACAGAAAAGGGTATTCGCCAATGCAAGCAATCAATGGTTATTCCCAATTCAAGAAGATAATATTCCATTCTATATCGACCTAAAAGATCACCTGGAACGCATTGCAGATTCGACAGAGACATTTAAGGAACTCGTAAACAGTGCCCTTGATACGTATTATTCGATCATGAGCGCCAAAACAACCGAGAATCTGAACATCCTGACGATGATTTCTACCATTATGCTTCCGCTTACGTTTATCACCGGCTTCTTCGGTATGAACGTGCCGCTGCCATTCCAGCAATCATGGTATATGACGATATTTGTTTGCGTGTCCTTAGCCGGGCTATCGTGGTGGATGTGGTGGTATTTGCGTCGTAAGTTTATGTAA
- a CDS encoding DUF92 domain-containing protein, with protein sequence MEERFLFGLIGSVLIAGIAYKKRSLSVSGGIAAIMLGTALYTFGDVKWYGLLLAFFISSSWLSHRKKQEKREVESLFAKTGVRDWLQVAANGGLGLVAVLGAFLSGRDDVWFAFYIGVLAAAASDTWATEIGVLSRRPPRHILTGRVVTSGTSGGISRLGLVASLAGGAFIGAAALLLTIASGGEINFTYVWLGAVGGLAGSLADSVLGATWQRTYECAVCRKETERAVHCGAQTHPLKGYAWCTNDVVNIAGTIVGGVVAVFIHVLAVLTSYVFL encoded by the coding sequence ATGGAAGAAAGGTTTTTATTTGGACTGATTGGAAGCGTGCTCATCGCAGGAATTGCGTATAAGAAGCGATCATTGTCTGTTAGCGGAGGAATCGCTGCTATTATGCTCGGTACAGCACTGTATACGTTCGGAGATGTGAAGTGGTATGGGCTTCTGCTTGCGTTTTTTATCTCATCAAGTTGGCTGTCGCACCGCAAAAAGCAGGAGAAGCGGGAGGTGGAGTCGTTGTTCGCCAAAACAGGTGTGCGCGACTGGCTCCAGGTAGCGGCAAACGGGGGACTCGGTTTGGTCGCAGTGCTGGGAGCGTTTCTAAGCGGACGGGATGACGTGTGGTTTGCCTTTTATATTGGAGTTTTGGCAGCAGCGGCAAGCGATACGTGGGCAACTGAGATTGGTGTGCTGTCACGCAGACCGCCCCGCCATATATTGACTGGGAGAGTCGTGACGTCAGGGACATCGGGAGGCATAAGTCGCCTGGGTCTTGTGGCATCGCTTGCGGGAGGCGCATTCATCGGTGCAGCAGCGCTCTTGCTGACTATAGCGTCCGGCGGGGAGATAAATTTTACGTATGTATGGCTTGGTGCGGTGGGCGGCCTAGCCGGAAGCCTAGCAGACAGTGTGCTTGGAGCAACCTGGCAGCGGACATATGAGTGTGCGGTATGTCGCAAAGAAACGGAACGAGCTGTCCATTGCGGCGCACAGACACATCCGCTCAAAGGGTATGCCTGGTGCACGAATGATGTCGTGAATATAGCGGGTACGATTGTAGGTGGAGTAGTGGCAGTGTTCATTCATGTACTTGCAGTTTTGACGTCATATGTTTTTTTGTAA
- a CDS encoding inorganic diphosphatase has protein sequence MAFENKVVDVFVEIPAGSQNKYEFDKEIGAFRLDRVLFSPMHYPTEYGYLENTLALDGDPLDALVLTTFPTFPGCVISTRIIGVLVMSDDKGQDEKLLGVPVDDPRWKDVKSLDDIPAHITKEISYFFERYKDLENKETKIEGWEGAEKAAQLIEECKARYAETK, from the coding sequence ATGGCATTTGAAAACAAAGTGGTTGACGTATTCGTAGAAATCCCAGCAGGGAGCCAGAACAAGTATGAATTCGATAAGGAAATCGGTGCTTTCCGTTTAGATCGCGTTCTCTTCTCCCCAATGCACTATCCAACTGAGTATGGCTACCTTGAGAACACACTCGCACTTGATGGCGACCCGCTTGATGCACTCGTACTCACAACATTCCCGACATTCCCAGGCTGCGTGATCTCTACTCGCATCATTGGCGTACTTGTAATGTCTGATGACAAAGGCCAAGATGAGAAACTTCTCGGTGTACCCGTTGATGATCCACGCTGGAAAGATGTGAAGTCTCTCGATGATATCCCAGCTCACATCACAAAAGAAATTTCTTACTTCTTCGAGCGCTACAAAGACCTCGAGAACAAAGAAACAAAAATCGAAGGCTGGGAAGGCGCAGAAAAAGCGGCTCAGCTTATCGAAGAGTGCAAAGCTCGCTACGCAGAAACGAAATAA
- a CDS encoding DUF1284 domain-containing protein: MKITTLRGHHLLCVHGFQGMGYSPSFVANMETIVQDIRDPACDVWLEVRMEFDDVCMACPHKGRTVCQAGEGSDPHVRAMDGRVIRHLRIERGGTYRKEWLMKRIARMVEPDDLDELCAGCSWLAQGVCKEGIRKLKARYMASECV, encoded by the coding sequence ATGAAGATTACGACACTGCGCGGACATCATCTACTGTGTGTGCACGGCTTTCAAGGGATGGGGTACAGTCCGTCTTTTGTTGCCAATATGGAAACGATTGTGCAAGACATTCGAGACCCCGCCTGCGATGTTTGGCTGGAAGTTCGCATGGAATTCGATGATGTATGCATGGCTTGTCCACATAAAGGTCGTACGGTGTGCCAGGCGGGGGAAGGATCGGACCCGCATGTGCGGGCAATGGATGGCCGAGTGATTCGCCACTTACGGATTGAGCGGGGGGGCACATATCGCAAGGAATGGTTGATGAAGCGCATTGCTCGCATGGTTGAGCCGGATGATCTTGATGAGCTGTGCGCAGGGTGCTCCTGGCTTGCACAGGGAGTGTGCAAGGAAGGAATCAGGAAGCTGAAGGCACGGTATATGGCGAGTGAATGTGTGTAG
- the serA gene encoding phosphoglycerate dehydrogenase, producing MFKVLVSDPLSEFGIQKLLDAEDVQVDRKTGLSEAELIEIIGEYDALLVRSQTKVTPAIIEAGKKLKAIGRAGVGVDNIDLAAATNAGVVVINAPDGNTISTAEHSFAMIMALARRIPPAYKKLVDGEWDRKSFTGVELNNKVLGVVGLGRIGAEVAKRGKAFNMKIVAFDPFLTQERADKLGVQFATLEEVVTLADFITVHTPLTKDTKYIINTKEFEKMKDGVRIVNCARGGIINEQALIAALESGKVAGAALDVFEQEPPLDNPLLKMPQVVVTPHLGASTIEAQENVAIDVSEEILHILHDEPFKNAVNLPSVPANVMEKVKPYFDLNEKLGSLIAQTAVGGLKEVIVTYSGDLTDIDTAALTRTTLKGILAYHLGSAAANYVNAPILAKNRDIHVTEQKSTYSGGFSNLVTVTLKTSQEEKTVSGTLLNGYGPRIVKIDGYSVDLLPQGHLLLVHHNDRPGAIGRVGTVLGNNNVNIATMQVGRRGVGGQAIMLLTVDKEVSPDVLDTLGELGEITSVTQLEL from the coding sequence ATGTTTAAAGTATTAGTAAGCGATCCATTAAGCGAATTTGGTATCCAGAAGCTGCTCGACGCAGAAGATGTACAAGTTGACCGTAAAACCGGCCTGTCTGAAGCCGAACTGATTGAGATTATTGGCGAGTATGATGCCTTGCTCGTTCGCAGCCAGACAAAAGTAACTCCAGCTATTATCGAAGCCGGCAAAAAACTGAAAGCTATCGGCCGCGCTGGTGTAGGTGTGGACAACATTGACCTTGCTGCCGCAACCAATGCAGGTGTTGTTGTTATTAATGCTCCAGACGGAAACACAATTTCTACAGCAGAACACTCTTTTGCGATGATTATGGCACTTGCTCGCCGCATTCCACCGGCTTACAAAAAGCTCGTAGACGGCGAATGGGACCGCAAATCATTCACAGGTGTTGAGCTGAACAATAAAGTTCTCGGTGTAGTCGGCCTTGGCCGTATCGGTGCAGAAGTAGCGAAACGCGGTAAAGCTTTCAACATGAAAATCGTTGCATTCGATCCATTCCTGACACAAGAGCGCGCGGACAAACTCGGCGTACAATTCGCTACGCTAGAAGAAGTCGTCACACTAGCTGACTTCATCACAGTGCATACACCACTGACAAAAGACACAAAATATATCATCAACACAAAAGAATTCGAAAAAATGAAAGACGGCGTTCGCATTGTTAACTGTGCGCGTGGTGGTATCATCAACGAACAAGCACTCATCGCAGCGCTTGAAAGTGGCAAAGTAGCCGGTGCAGCCCTTGACGTATTCGAACAGGAGCCGCCGCTCGATAACCCGCTTCTAAAAATGCCTCAGGTCGTTGTAACACCTCACCTGGGTGCTTCTACAATCGAAGCGCAGGAGAATGTGGCGATCGACGTATCAGAAGAAATCTTGCATATCCTGCATGACGAGCCATTCAAAAACGCCGTAAACCTGCCATCTGTTCCGGCTAACGTTATGGAAAAAGTAAAACCGTACTTCGATCTGAACGAAAAACTTGGTTCCCTGATCGCACAAACAGCTGTTGGCGGTCTGAAAGAAGTGATCGTAACGTATTCCGGTGATCTGACAGACATCGATACCGCAGCACTGACACGCACAACACTGAAAGGCATTCTTGCGTATCACCTTGGTTCAGCTGCCGCCAACTATGTAAATGCACCAATCCTGGCGAAAAACCGTGACATCCATGTAACGGAACAAAAATCAACATACAGCGGTGGCTTCAGCAACCTCGTAACGGTTACACTGAAGACAAGCCAGGAAGAAAAAACTGTATCAGGTACGCTTTTGAACGGCTATGGCCCACGCATCGTGAAAATCGATGGCTATTCTGTTGATCTGCTGCCGCAAGGACACCTGCTGCTCGTTCATCACAACGACCGCCCGGGCGCAATTGGCCGCGTAGGTACAGTTCTTGGCAACAACAACGTAAACATCGCCACTATGCAGGTTGGACGCCGTGGCGTTGGCGGACAGGCGATTATGCTTCTGACTGTCGACAAAGAAGTAAGCCCTGATGTACTGGATACACTTGGTGAGCTTGGTGAAATTACAAGCGTAACACAACTTGAACTGTAA
- a CDS encoding Fur-regulated basic protein FbpA — MNETREFLKEQLIEQGVFKINERHLYECSLDEIMSAYHFYLDTSL; from the coding sequence ATGAACGAAACCAGAGAGTTTTTAAAAGAACAATTGATTGAACAGGGCGTATTCAAAATTAACGAACGCCATTTATATGAATGCTCACTCGATGAAATTATGTCTGCTTATCATTTCTATTTAGATACATCACTGTGA